The genomic region GTGTCCCGCCCGGATCAGGATCTTGCAAAGCGCTACGGTGTTGAAGCCGCCTTCTTCTTGGTCGACGTCACGAGCCAATATCTGACAAAAATCGCTCGCTTCATCGATGGCGGAAAACTGCGAACAAAGGTCGGGGCAGTCCTACCCTTCGCGGATGCGCGCGAGGCACATTTGATGCTGGAACGCGTGCGGCCTCCGCCGAAAGGCAAGATCGTGCTCGCCGCCGGTGCGAGTTGATCAGCATAATTTCGTCGTTGAGCGCGTAACGAAACCCCGCAGTAACTCTTGAAAGGACGCAACCATGACAACCCCAAATCTCGCACAGGCTCTCGTCATTCCCGATTCTTTGCTCGCGAAAGAGGCGACCGACATCCTGCGCGAACATTCCACCGATTTGCTGTTCAATCACTCGATCCGCGTCTACCTGTTCGCGGTCGAGCAGGGTCGTCAGAGGAATCTGCGCTTCGACCGTGAGCTCCTTTACGTCGCCGCCGCATTTCACGATCTCGGCCTGATCAAGAAGTTCTCGAGCCCAGACGAGCGCTTCGAGGTCGATGGCGCAAATGCCGCACGGCAGTTTCTTAGCACCCACAACATCGCTGAAGACCAGGTGCAGACCGTCTGGGAAGCAATTGCGCTGCATACCACCCCCGGCATCCCGAAGCACATGGGACCTGAAGTGGCGCTTCTCAACTCCGGTGTGCTTCTCGATGTCATCGGGGTGGGGTTCGATCAGTTTCCCGCGGAGCTGCGCGAGGAAATCGTCGCCAAGTACCCCCGCACAAATTTCAAAGAAGGCTTCATTCAGGAGTATTTCGCCGGTTTTGCGCATAAGCCGGCGACGACGTACGGCACCGTCAACGCCGCCGTCTGCGAACGTTTCATCCCGGGGTTCAAGAGCCCCAACGCCTGCGACCTGATCGCTGCTTCGCCCTTCCCGGATTCCCAGCACAAGGCTCACCATCATGACTAGGACCTATCCTGTGCTCCAGGGGCTGAATCCCGATCGCGCGCAGGCTACCGGCGCCGACTCGTTGGCCTCTCTCATCTGGCTAACCCTCGGCGCTTTTGCCATCGGCACCGAGGGGTTCATGATCGCCGGACTACTCCCGGCCCTGGCGCGAGACCTGAACGTCGGTCTGCCAGCCGCCGGTCATCTGGTCACCGCCTTTTCCCTCGCTTATGCCATCGGCGCGCCGGTCATGGCCGTGTTGACGGCCGGGCTGGAGCGGCGTCGGCTGCTGATTGTCGCCATGGGCGGCTTCGCCCTGGGCAACCTGCTAGCCGCGCTGGCGCCAGACTACGCCGGGCTGTTGGCCGCGCGGCTGCTGTTGGCCCTGTCGGCAGCAAGCTTTATGCCGGCGGCCAGCGGATATGCCGCCGCACTGGGCGGTCCGGAGCGGCGTGGCCGCGCCCTGTCCACGATCACGAC from Bradyrhizobium elkanii USDA 76 harbors:
- a CDS encoding HD domain-containing protein; amino-acid sequence: MTTPNLAQALVIPDSLLAKEATDILREHSTDLLFNHSIRVYLFAVEQGRQRNLRFDRELLYVAAAFHDLGLIKKFSSPDERFEVDGANAARQFLSTHNIAEDQVQTVWEAIALHTTPGIPKHMGPEVALLNSGVLLDVIGVGFDQFPAELREEIVAKYPRTNFKEGFIQEYFAGFAHKPATTYGTVNAAVCERFIPGFKSPNACDLIAASPFPDSQHKAHHHD